In one window of Henckelia pumila isolate YLH828 chromosome 1, ASM3356847v2, whole genome shotgun sequence DNA:
- the LOC140882811 gene encoding phytochrome B-like: MSAEMSASASRETHSENRRNSQAFNQAQSSSGGSHRRQNYNVHNASSMNRVGDSASKAVAQYTTDARLHAVFEQSGESGKSFDYSQSVKASNQSVSEEQITAYLSKIQRGSLIQPFGCMIAVDESDFRVIAYSENAREMLGLMPQSVPSLEKLDILSIGTDVRALFTPSSSVLLERAFGAREITLLNPVWIHSKNLGKPFYAILHRIDVGIVIDLEPARSQDPALSIAGAVQSQKLAVRAISHLQSLPGGDIKLLCDTVVESVRDLTGYDRVMVYKFHEDEHGEVVAECKRPDLEPYIGLHYPATDIPQASRFLFKQNRVRMIADCHATPVKVIQDEALMQPLCLVGSTLRSPHGCHVQYMANMGSIASLTLAVIINGNDEDGVGGRNSMRLWGLVVGHHTSARCIPFPLRYACEFLMQAFGLQLNMELQLASQVSEKRVLKTQTLLCDMLLRDSPTGIVTQSPSIMDLVKCDGAALYYQGKYYPLGITPSEAQIKDIVAWLLAFHGDSTGLSTDSLADAGYPGAASLGDAVCGIAVACITSRDYLFWFRSHTAKEIKWGGAKHHPDDKDDGQRMHPRSSFKAFLEVVKSRSLPWDNSEMDAIHSLQLILRDSFLHADGSTSKAVVQAQVEDIVVQGMDELSSVAREMVRLIETATAPIFAVDVEGRINGWNAKVAELTGLSVDEAMGKSLVHDLLLNESKETAEKLLLNALKGEEDKNVELRLRTFGSEHLTKAVFVVVNACTSKDHTDNIVGVCFVGQDVTGQRVVMDKFIHIQGDYKAIVHGPNPLIPPIFALDENTCCSEWNTAMEKLTGWNRRDVMGKMLVGEVFGGFCQLKGPDSMTKFMIVLHNAIGGQDTDKFPFSFFDRNGNYVQALLTANKRVNMDGHIIGAFCFLQIASPELQQSLSMQRLQEKKCDSKMKELAYILHEIKNPLNGLRFTNSLLEATNLTEDQKQLLETSAACEKQMLKIMKDVDLENIENGSLELEKVEFVLGNVIDAVVSQVMLFFRERGLQLIHDIPEEVKTLAVYGDQFRIQQVLADFLLNMAWYAPSPEGWVEIQLRPSMKQISDGITTAQIEFRIVCRGEGLPAELVKDMFHSSRWMTQQGLGLSMCRKILKHMNGEVQYIRESERCYFLIILDLPVPRSSLTNTR; the protein is encoded by the exons ATGTCAGCAGAAATGAGTGCGTCAGCAAGCAGGGAAACGCATTCTGAGAATAGACGCAATTCCCAAGCTTTTAATCAAGCTCAATCATCGAGTGGGGGTAGTCATCGTCGCCAGAATTACAATGTCCATAATGCATCCAGCATGAACAGGGTTGGTGATTCAGCGAGTAAAGCTGTGGCGCAGTACACAACGGATGCAAGGCTTCACGCTGTTTTCGAGCAATCTGGTGAGTCTGGGAAATCTTTTGATTACTCGCAGAGTGTTAAGGCTTCTAATCAATCTGTTTCCGAGGAGCAGATCACTGCTTATTTGTCGAAAATACAGCGCGGCAGCCTCATCCAACCTTTTGGCTGTATGATAGCCGTGGATGAATCGGATTTTCGTGTGATAGCTTACTCTGAGAATGCTCGGGAAATGCTGGGCTTGATGCCTCAGTCAGTCCCTAGTCTCGAGAAGCTGGACATTCTTTCAATTGGGACTGATGTAAGGGCCCTTTTTACCCCCTCGAGCTCGGTTTTGCTAGAGAGGGCATTTGGGGCGCGGGAGATCACGCTATTGAATCCTGTTTGGATTCACTCGAAAAATTTAGGGAAGCCGTTTTATGCAATTTTGCATAGGATAGATGTTGGTATTGTAATTGATTTAGAGCCTGCGAGGAGTCAGGACCCCGCCCTTTCGATTGCGGGTGCTGTCCAGTCACAGAAGCTCGCTGTGAGGGCTATTTCCCATTTGCAGTCGCTACCCGGTGGGGATATTAAGCTGTTATGTGACACAGTTGTTGAGAGTGTGAGGGACCTCACTGGATATGATCGGGTTATGGTCTATAAATTTCACGAGGATGAGCATGGTGAGGTTGTGGCAGAGTGTAAGAGGCCGGATTTGGAGCCGTATATTGGTTTACATTACCCTGCCACGGACATTCCCCAGGCTTCCAGGTTTTTGTTTAAGCAAAATAGGGTAAGAATGATCGCTGACTGTCATGCCACCCCAGTTAAGGTCATCCAGGATGAGGCATTGATGCAGCCCTTGTGTTTGGTGGGTTCAACGCTTAGGTCTCCTCATGGTTGCCATGTTCAATATATGGCAAATATGGGGTCAATTGCATCATTGACATTGGCTGTTATAATCAATGGAAATGATGAAGATGGTGTTGGAGGAAGAAATTCAATGAGGCTGTGGGGCTTAGTTGTTGGCCATCACACTTCAGCCAGATGCATTCCTTTCCCACTTCGATATGCCTGCGAGTTCCTAATGCAAGCATTTGGGCTTCAACTGAATATGGAATTACAATTGGCATCGCAAGTTTCTGAGAAACGTGTTTTGAAGACACAGACATTGCTGTGTGATATGCTACTTCGAGATTCGCCCACTGGAATTGTTACACAGAGCCCAAGTATCATGGACCTTGTCAAGTGTGATGGGGCTGCACTGTACTACCAAGGGAAGTATTATCCTCTGGGTATCACTCCTTCCGAGGCACAGATAAAGGATATTGTGGCATGGCTGTTGGCATTCCATGGGGACTCAACTGGTTTGAGCACTGACAGTCTAGCTGATGCAGGGTATCCTGGGGCAGCTTCTCTAGGGGATGCAGTTTGTGGAATAGCCGTTGCATGCATCACTTCAAGGGATTATTTGTTCTGGTTCCGTTCCCATACTGCTAAAGAGATCAAGTGGGGTGGAGCAAAGCATCATCCCGATGACAAAGACGACGGACAGAGGATGCATCCCCGCTCTTCATTTAAGGCATTTCTGGAAGTTGTCAAGAGCCGGAGTTTGCCATGGGATAATTCAGAAATGGATGCAATTCACTCATTGCAGCTAATTTTAAGAGATTCATTTCTACATGCTGATGGAAGCACTTCCAAGGCTGTTGTGCAGGCACAGGTGGAGGACATAGTGGTACAAGGGATGGATGAACTCAGTTCTGTTGCCAGAGAAATGGTTAGATTAATCGAGACTGCAACAGCTCCTATATTTGCTGTTGATGTTGAAGGCCGCATTAATGGTTGGAATGCAAAAGTTGCAGAGTTGACGGGACTATCTGTTGACGAAGCGATGGGAAAGTCCTTGGTTCACGATCTCTTACTCAATGAATCAAAAGAAACTGCTGAAAAGCTTCTGTTAAATGCTCTAAAAG GTGAGGAAGATAAAAATGTAGAATTACGGCTGAGGACATTTGGCTCTGAACATCTTACGAAAGCTGTATTTGTGGTGGTCAATGCTTGCACTAGCAAGGACCATACAGATAATATAGTTGGTGTATGTTTCGTCGGTCAGGATGTTACTGGGCAGAGAGTGGTGATGGACAAGTTCATTCACATTCAGGGTGATTACAAGGCAATTGTACACGGTCCCAACCCGCTAATTCCGCCTATATTTGCTTTGGATGAGAACACCTGTTGCTCTGAGTGGAACACTGCTATGGAAAAGCTTACTGGGTGGAATAGACGGGATGTAATGGGGAAGATGCTAGTTGGGGAAGTATTTGGTGGTTTCTGTCAGCTCAAGGGCCCTGATTCTATGACAAAATTCATGATTGTCTTGCACAACGCAATTGGAGGCCAAGATACTGACAAGTTCCCATTTTCTTTTTTTGATAGAAATGGGAACTATGTGCAAGCTCTCTTGACTGCAAATAAGAGGGTAAATATGGATGGTCACATTATTGGAGCTTTTTGTTTCTTGCAGATTGCAAGCCCTGAACTGCAGCAATCTCTGAGCATGCAAAGGCTACAGGAAAAGAAGTGCGATTCAAAGATGAAAGAGCTGGCCTATATTcttcatgaaataaaaaatcCATTGAATGGTTTACGTTTCACCAACTCCCTCCTTGAAGCCACAAATTTAACAGAAGACCAAAAGCAGTTGCTTGAGACCAGTGCTGCTTGTGAGAAGCAAATGTTAAAAATAATGAAGGATGTTGACCTGGAAAACATTGAGAATGG TTCTCTGGAGCTGGAGAAAGTAGAATTTGTGCTTGGGAATGTAATAGATGCTGTTGTTAGCCAAGTCATGTTGTTTTTTAGAGAACGAGGTTTGCAATTGATCCATGATATACCCGAGGAAGTCAAGACACTGGCAGTATATGGCGATCAATTTAGAATTCAACAGGTCCTTGCTGATTTTTTACTAAACATGGCGTGGTACGCACCATCACCAGAAGGATGGGTAGAAATTCAACTTAGACCAAGTATGAAGCAAATTTCTGATGGAATAACCACAGCACAAATTGAATTCAG GATCGTGTGCCGAGGTGAAGGTCTTCCAGCCGAACTGGTCAAAGACATGTTCCACAGCAGTCGATGGATGACTCAGCAAGGCCTGGGCCTTAGCATGTGCAGAAAAATTTTGAAGCATATGAATGGTGAAGTTCAATATATCAGAGAGTCCGAAAGATGCTATTTCCTCATCATTCTTGATCTCCCAGTACCACGGAGTTCCTTGACAAATACACGCTGA